The genomic stretch CTACTTGCGCACAATGTCACACCAAAGAACCACATGCTGATAAAATATTAAACGAACATAATTTAAGAGTTGCTTGTCAGACATGCCATATTCCCCAATACGCGAAAGTAAATAGTACAAAAATGATATGGGATTGGTCTACTGCAGGAATTCTTGACGATCAGGGAGAACCTATGCATTGGAACGATGCTGACGGAAACCATAAATATATGGGAATTAAGGGAACTTTTATTTGGGACGATCATGTTATACCTGAATACTATTGGTTTAATGGAATAGCCGATCATCAGTTAATTGAAGATAAAATTAAGGATGTTCCTGTTCAAATGAATACATTATCAGGCTCCTATTGCGATAAAGGCAAAAAGAAAAAATCAGCAGAGTGTTCTAAAATTTGGCCTGTTAAAGTGCATCGAGGAAAACAGATTTATGATACAAAAAACATGACCCTTATTCAACCCAAATTATGGGATAAAGAAAAAGGAAAGGGGGCTTACTGGAAAGACTTTGATTGGCAGATTGCCTCTCAAAAAGGGATGGAATATATCGGACAGGCTTATAGTGGCGAATATGGTTTTGTTGAAACGGAGATGTATTGGCCGTTGAGCCACATGGTTTCACCAAAAGAAGAATCACTGAAATGTAAGGATTGCCACATTCGAAATAATGGGCGACTAGAAAGCCTTTCTGGATTTTACATGCCTGGTCGTGATCGAATTTTAGGCTTGGATATTATTGGTATCCTTTTAATCATATTTTCCTTCATTGGTGTTTCTATTCACTTAATTTGCCGGATTAGTATGAAAAAAAACTGTGTAGTTGACCAATTGATTAAGGGAGAGATAAATAAATAAAATTTACGATGAAGAAAGTATATTTATATAAAGGATTCGAAAGGTTCTGGCATTGGACACAAACAGTTTTGGTTCTTGCACTTATGTTAACCGGTTTCGAAATTCATAGCTCCTTCAATTTGTTTGGTTATGAAACGGCAGTTCAATGGCATAATTATGCTGCATGGGCATTTATTGTTCTTATTATTTTTGCCTTCTTTTGGCATATTTCTACCGAGCAATGGAGGAATTATATACCCACAAAAAAGAATTTGAAAGCACAAATGGATTATTATTTAACTGGAATATTCAGAAATGCGCCCCATCCAACCCGAAAAAGAACACTAAGCAAATTGAACCCATTACAAAGAATTATTTATTTGGGTTTGATTGTTCTTGTTTTACCGATAATGGTAGTTTCAGGCCTATTTTACATGTTTTTTCACTACCCATCTTCAGGCTTTGAGATTGCTACATTGAAACCAATTGCCTTAATTCATACATTAGGAGCTTTTGTACTTGTTTCTTTTTTAATTGTTCATCTGTACTTAATTACAACAGGACATACTGTTTTTTCAAATTTGAAAGCCATGGTTACAGGATGGGAAGAAATGGATGATGATGAAGTAAAAGATATTGTTGAGGAAGCAATAGAAGAGGCTGGCAAGAATATCAAATCAGCAAAAAATGATTTGTCTTCAAAAAAAGTTAAAGATGTGATGGCCGAAGCTCTTGGGGATACTGAGAAAAAAGTAAAGGATGAACAATTGGAAAGCCAGAAACCGAAAAATAAAAAACAACTATAGAAAGATGAAAAAGATAAAAGCAATAATTTTTAGCACAATACTGTTTTCTTTAGTTTTTACTGCATGCCATGAAAAAACAACGTTTACACCAAAGGAAATGGTTGATAATGCGCTTAAACAAGTTGAAAAAGTAAGCACTTCAGACTTGAA from Bacteroidota bacterium encodes the following:
- a CDS encoding cytochrome B; protein product: MKKVYLYKGFERFWHWTQTVLVLALMLTGFEIHSSFNLFGYETAVQWHNYAAWAFIVLIIFAFFWHISTEQWRNYIPTKKNLKAQMDYYLTGIFRNAPHPTRKRTLSKLNPLQRIIYLGLIVLVLPIMVVSGLFYMFFHYPSSGFEIATLKPIALIHTLGAFVLVSFLIVHLYLITTGHTVFSNLKAMVTGWEEMDDDEVKDIVEEAIEEAGKNIKSAKNDLSSKKVKDVMAEALGDTEKKVKDEQLESQKPKNKKQL
- a CDS encoding tetrathionate reductase family octaheme c-type cytochrome, giving the protein MQRVLVFLSILLIPILIAVLIVKNYGNSGELVKNEVFVKSKMDKKAIYHFKLEELQKQFESGPEVTKACLSCHTERGKELLHTSHWLWQREEEIEGKGIVPIGKRNILNNFCIGTRASEATCTRCHIGYGWENKDFDFSNPENIDCLVCHDNTGTYKKESGVGGQAKTSVDLTFVARNVGLPTKENCGVCHFWGGGGNNVKHGDLEIALLDCTEDVDVHMAKHGLDMTCTDCHVTENHQMAGKLYALSSENKSRATCAQCHTKEPHADKILNEHNLRVACQTCHIPQYAKVNSTKMIWDWSTAGILDDQGEPMHWNDADGNHKYMGIKGTFIWDDHVIPEYYWFNGIADHQLIEDKIKDVPVQMNTLSGSYCDKGKKKKSAECSKIWPVKVHRGKQIYDTKNMTLIQPKLWDKEKGKGAYWKDFDWQIASQKGMEYIGQAYSGEYGFVETEMYWPLSHMVSPKEESLKCKDCHIRNNGRLESLSGFYMPGRDRILGLDIIGILLIIFSFIGVSIHLICRISMKKNCVVDQLIKGEINK